The Plasmodium vivax chromosome 13, whole genome shotgun sequence nucleotide sequence AACAGGGAGGCGACCAACCGACGGGGGTTgcgcccccctcccccgagGGCGCCGCCCCGTCCAGCACGTGGGACTCCTCCACGGTGTGCTCCGCGGACGAGGACATGAGCGCGGAGAAGGCCAGCCTGTTCAGCCGGATAATCAGCgagcggaggaggagggcgAGCGGGGAGGAGGCGCAGCCATGTGTAGACGCTCTGCAAGACGCGCACATCTGTGCAGACACCCCGCAAGACCCCCCGGTGAGCGAGCGGACGCCCCTGTGCCAGCAGACCCACACGCTGAACAGCTACCTCCTGCACGTAAACCAAATAAACGAAGAAATCGCATGCATATACAAAAGCGTAGACAAAATAAACGGCTGGAAACAGAAAATCGATTTCAACATTTATGATAGTGAGGAGCTGAATGCGAAGATTAGTTTAACCATTTGCCAAACAGAGGAGACAATCTCCAACGTCATGAAGAGAATCTTTTCTTTGAATGAGGAGAATAAGCGATTCGAGAGGAGTAGCAACCTCCTGAGCGAAATCAAACTGagagcaaatatttttatagacGTGGTTCAGAAGTACAAAACGTGCgttaacaaatataaaaacgtcTGCCACCAGTATTATGAGCATGTCAATGCCAAGTTGGTGAAGCAGTACCGGCTGCTCTGCCCGGGGGGGGCCAGCGGTGGCAGGCAGAGCGGCCAACGGAGCGGCAGCAAGCAGAGCAACCGACGTAGCGCTGCGCCACGGGGAAGAGCCGACTTAGACGACATCGAGCACTTCTTCAGTCTCCAAAAGAACAGCCACAGCAATTTGGGAGAGCATGTCCATCCGGAGAATGCGGATGGCATAAACATACAAAAGATGAAGGCGAGGTACAAAGAGTTGAAGACGCTCGAGAGGAACATCTCCTCACTGAATGACCTTTACATAGAGCTAGCCTatgtggtgaagaagcggacCAACTACATTAACAGCATCGAAAGTGACGTTTATCAAGTGAAGGACTATACGGACGACGCGCTGCACAACATCGTTGCTGCTAAGAGGTACAATGCGCTCGTCAAGAGGAAGCTGTTTTACTTCAGCGTCTTCCTCCTGGTCGTCGCCCTCGTCATCTTGTTCCCCGTTTTCTTCAACTgctccgcttctccctccggctattgaggggggggggggcggcaaaaCGGCAGATCGGGAGCGACAAAGCGGCAGATCGGGAGCGACAAAGCGGCAGAGCTGCCACACCGTAGGCTGCACCGAGTGCCCTCCAACAGCCATGTCGCTGACGCGGCGCGGCTCCCCTTTGCGCAACTTTGTTTAGTATTGCCCCGTTTGGGgttctcttttttgcgcttcccccgtttggggttctcttttttgcgcttcccccgtttgggattcccttttttgcgcttcccccgtttgggattcccttttttgcgcttcccccgtttgggattcccttttttgcgcttcccccgtttgggattcccttttttgcgcttcccccgtttgggattcccttttttgctactctcttttttgtcccttcttgggtattttattttttcccctttttaaatggCCCGCCGCCTACCCGCAGCAGAGCCGTGATAACTCCACCGCTCCAACCCACTGatgtgtgtaaaaaaatgtattaaccATTATGTGGAAGGTTAAAAGGGGTTAGggggtatatttttttttttttcccacctcttcttctcccctccaTTGGGGATCCATTCCGCGCGTCTTCATTTGAGCCAAACGGTGTGATAGCCGTTGCGAGGTGCACCACTCATTTGGGGAAAGGTGTATGTGTGGGGTGCCTTTCTCACCCTGCTTCTACACCCACCCTGCTTCTACATGCAGACCCATTCGCACGCACACCGAAGggcaccaaaaaaattgacagtTAGAGGGAAGCGTCTAAAACGTTGGCAAACGTACAGTGCGCGGTGGACCATTGTGGGTAGCGCAGCGAGCATTTCCCGATGGCAAACCACCCAAGTGAGGACCGccacaggaaaaaaagaaaaaaaggaaaaaaaagaaaaagaagaaaaagaagaaaaaaaggaaaaaattcacgGCCGGGCGCTGTACTCCTGGTATATCTCCAAAATTAACTCCTTTAGGAGGGGCGGAGTGAATACCGTCCTCAGGGGATTCTCATCGATCATTTGCTTTTGGTAGCACTCGCAGATGAAGCAGTAGAGGATGGTGTCCGTGAGGGTGGACAGGGTGGTGACGAAGTGGGAGGTTATCATCCCGCACAGCACTCCGATcgtctgcggggggggagcggttggggggaggcagccGCGCGGAGGTGAACAGAACACGCACGCGCACATACGCAGatacatgcacatgcgcagAGATGTGCTCACACGCGCGTCTACACACACGCCGCTTGCTGCCCACTTACGAGTGCCGCGAAAAACGGGTTGGGGACAAAGCTGGGGGAGAACAAATCGCCGTATCGCTCAACATTGTTGAAAATCTGCGGGGGGCGCGGGAAGGTGGGCAAATCGAACCATCTAACAATCGAACAGCGGTGGAACGGCGGTTGTGTCTGCGGTTGCGGAGGCAGGTGGACCGTTGCCGCGTTGGCTGACTGGCGCGAAATGAAACTCCGTCCGCGTTCCATCTAGCTATTATATgtctccctcttttttttttttttcttttctacgTTGAACGAGAGAAACGTCACCCCTAGGGTTGTGAGGCACGGGAATATGATGTTAACAATGTAGGTTatctgcggggggaaaaaaaaaaaaaaaaagaaagaaaatgcaaatgaaaatatatatgcaaatatgcACATTATGATgacggattttttttttttttttttttttttttttcttcctcctcctttgaGGCCGTTCTCCCTACCCCATGCAAAGACGCCGCTGGCGACGTCGAGTTTATTAACTTTTTGGACGACGTGCTGCAGGCGAGTAGGTACGGGTACGACGTCATGGAGATCTGCGAGGAGGGGAAGGCCCCAATCGTGGGAGAATCAAATGTGAGCTAAAACGGTCTCGTGCAGATCGAATGGGCAATACATTAGTGGGGAGTGTACttagggggggaaaagcctTCTCTGCTGTTCTGCTCTCCCCCTCCCTGCAGTTACATTTTCCCGTGAGGAGAGCCGACTTACCTCGCAGTACGCAGCCATCGTGTGTGTGTCAATTAAATTCGAAATGGGTCTTAAGAAGAGAGCTGCGTGGGAAGTGGGGGGCATAGGTTCGCCTGTTTGGGCTACACGATTATGTTGTGCGGCCAAGCATAGGTGCCACCACTTATGTGCTTATTTACGCACAGGTGCACAAGCGGATGCCTACCGAATCGCTCCTTCAACTTGTAAATCGACTCGCTATAGAAGAAGGGGAGGGACAGAGTGCTGTTCGCCCAAAAGAACAACACGCGCAGGTGCTTGGTGCAGAGGTTGATAAAGCTCGATAGGATCAAACTGCCCAAGTGGTAATTTAGTATTGTCTCTGCATGGGGGGTAAGAGAAGCTTTATGAGGGTGGCAATTTTTACGCCAATCTGCTTCGCACTGGCCTATACCGCGCATGGCTGACTGCTCATAACCCAATTGCGGAGGCAGAATTACTCATGGTGGCCTGGGCACTGAGCTTGTAGTTCGCGCTGTCCTTGTCGCAGAAGTACCAGACGGCCCCtgcaaaggtgaaaaagtGGGTAGGTATTATTACGCCCACGCTGaagcgttttaaaaattcgaaGCGCGTTCCCCACGCCTGGTCTGAGCGACATTCCTTCGCTACCTAAATAACTTATGGTGAACTGGTTGAGGGACTGCAGGATTTCACACACGAAGAAGTAGGTGCATATCCAGAGTCTGGGGTGTGCCGCGGCACAGTttgtgggggagggggggcatATATGAGTTGCGGCAGTCTGCAGGTGTGCAATCtgtatgtgtgcacattACGCTATACGCTCGGCCTCTCCTCCGCTGCGCCCCTTACATGGAAAAGAGGTAGGAGCTCCTGAAGTAGTGGAAGACCTTCTGCAGGGAGACAATCTCGCTGTTTCCGTTCGAGTCCAGCTCCAAGTTCAGCTGCAAGGAAAAGTGGCAACGTGGGTGCAGTGTAGTGCGTAGTGCGTACTGCACACAGGTTGGTGTGCTcttttcacctgaacgggcaataatttcacaaaaaaaaaaaaaaaaaaaaaaaaaaaaaaaaaaatagctagctagctagctagctggCCGGTTAGCCGCATATCCGCCAAACTGCGGCGTTTATGGTTGGGCCGAGGGAAAGATTACCCTCTGCTCGTGGAGCGTCCCCGCCGTCATCACATAGACGTATCCACACATCCACAGGAAAAACCAGGCGAGCGAGGCAGCCGAAACGACGCAAGGCGCGTACAGCAGATTGGACACACTGTTGACGAAGTCCAAAGCGACAGTGATTAACCTGTGCGTGTACTTATATGTATTTCTGTACAGGTACaagacgaagaggaaaacaacTCCATGGGCCAGCAAGCCAAagcacacaaaaatggacACTACATAGTggtacgaaaaaaaggctccCTTGATGGGATGAAACAGGAGGTACAAATGCTTGTGAATAAAGTACACGGGGAAAAACAGCATGGAAAAGCTGAAAAGGAATAGCGCTACGTGCAGGGTCAGGGAGGACACGTAGTACATACAGCACACGTaaagaaaacacaaaaagagagaaaacacaataaaaagaaatacgtAAGCGAAGGAATTggcaaaggaaaataaattaacaaacaCCTTGTACCTATCTGTAAACACCACATTTAAAACTTTCTCCCGTAACCCCTTATCCAATGGGAAGCAGATGTTCATTATGTTAACCGTCTCATAGTAGGGAGAAAGGAGAGAGTATTCCACGTACAGATTGTTGTTTGCGCTTTTCGTGTAATCGCTATACACTACGTTGGTTGTTTTGTTTCCCTGCTGGTCCGCAATTTGTTTCGGCTTTgttttcgcaaaaagggaggagtACGAATAGGGGGGGTCATCAACATGTGTTGCCTTTTCTCTCTTCTGTACATTGTCGCCACGGTTTGCCCCTTCGCCATCCTTTTCCCTCCTCATTTGTTTCGCCCCATCGGATGTGGGACACGACTCGAGGCACTTCCCATATTTATTtagtatttcctttttgggaaGCTTAGGAGACAAGGGGAAGTACAAATAGGAGTGATTCTTCATATCCCTCCCACAGATTTTCCCATTGTAGTTGGTCCCATACAGTGCACGCGCGTAGTTCCCATGGTACAGGTAGCACAGCATACAGATGGAGAGGACTACCAGGTAGGCGCAGAAGTACGCGGCGTATTTGTGATCCGTGTGCGTTCGTTTGTTTCCCGGAGTGTGGTCGTATTTTGTGTGGCTCCCTGAGGGGTGATTTGCGGCGAGGTGACCTCCTCCGGGGTGACTTCCTCCAAGGTGACTCCTTCCCATGTGCTCGTCTCCTAGGTGACCCGCTCCATTCCCAACGATGTACGTTAGGGGCGTGCCCAGTGGAACTTCCCCAGTTGGGCCCTCCCCAGGGTTTAAGCTGCCTCCCGTGAGGTCATTTGCGTACAAGTTGCTCAACTCGTGTTGTGCCCCTATGCTTCTGCTGCACATCGGGTCTGCCCCCTCCACCAGGGCCTCGTACTCCCCCCTGCTCGCCGCGTCACCGTGGTTCATGGGCAGGAcgcgcgaaggggggggagctaTATCTCACCAAGGGAGCTCTGCCAGGTTCTACGTCGTCACGTTGCTAGGTAGACACGTTGTTACGTAGACACGTTGTTACGTCGTCACGCTGCTACGCGCCTAAACTTGGGGCGGGAGAGCGGCACCCCTCGTTTAGCACCACTGGTGTAATGTCACCGGTTGGCAACAATCCGCGTGTCTCATCACCCCTTCGTGGGAGCCGCGCGCGCGTTGCGCTGGGGGATTTGCAGGTCCTGGGGGGAAGTGTGTGGACATGAGCGGTGTGGGTATGTGTGCACGTACGTCTGGGTGTGTGCGCACGTgggtgttatttttttctactcaTTTTTGTGAGGCACGCTTCTCTGCGCGTTTTTAtgtacgcatttttttttttttttcgcagcgGCGCGCAAGTCCATTTTGACCTGACCTTGGTCAGGCGATTTGTGGAAGTATGTTTCCCCTCGCCGTGACGCGTCTGCGTTGCTGTCAGTTTTATAAGACCCTCACGTGTGTACTAACTCGGTTAGCTTGACATTGGAGCCGTCCTCTTGCGTtcaggaaagaaaaagcggCAGccggggggaagcaccttCAATGTAGGAAGTGTGTTTGCCCGTTTGGAAATACACCCCTTTGGTAATACGCCCGTTTGGCAGTACGCCCTTTTTGTAATACACCCGTTTGGTAATAAACCCccttgcgctttttttttttttttttttacacgaGCTGCGTTGCGAAATTGCTACAGTGCCAAATGTAGAAAGCGTTAGGGGGTGCACCCATtggtttattattttttttttccctccccatCAGAGCATGTCCTATGTGTGTAATTATGTGCCCACGTGGAAGGCAGCcgtgtgtgtacatatgcatgaTGATGAAGTATGTGTGGAGCTGAGGCACGTCTGGGCAGCGAACTCGGCTGGTCAATCTCCTCAAGGCCGCACCGGCTTGGAGTCCCTCCTTCGAGGATGATCCACCGGGAGGTTCCCCCAAACGTGCGTATGCAccttctccccttcgccGTTTGGCCCCTTCTCACGCGTGTAGAAATGCCCGTGTGCCCACCCCTGCACGCGCATGTGCCGATCTgactgcaattttttttttttttttttttttggggctTCCCCCGTAAGGCGGACATTATTTCTACTTCCAGCGCAACAACGTATGACCCTCCCccttcggaaaaaaaaaaaaataaaataaaacaaacgGGAGGTGCGTACAGCGAGACCTTGGaagtttttgttttgccGTTCAGATATTGccttattttatctttttttttttttatttttttttcttcaccccgCGTTGGCAAACCTGCTACGGGGGGCCTGTCCATTTGGTGACCCCCACGTGGACGGTGCGCTGCCAACCCGTTGATGGTTCTCAAGTGCGCCGCCTATGTGAGCGTCCACCCCATGCGGGGATATGCGGCGGGGGAAAAGACAAATTAACCAATGTaggaaaagaagcaaaagaagcCAAAGAAACCGAAGTAGCCAGGGAAACCAAAAAAACCATCGTGCCAACCTCGTGTTAGCTCCCTCTGCACTGCTGCCTCCATCGGGGGAGCCCCCCCTCGACAGTACCCATCTTAAAACGTttgcgtaaaaatatttttaaagcgcTCCAGGAAGAATCCTGGGAGCGATAAGCTAAAGTTTCGATTTGCAAAGATGCACGCGCGTGGGAGAGTTAAGCTTTTTCCTTCACGTTTGAAAATAGCGCCCCGGTGAAAAACGGTTcgcggttaaaaaaaaagggcatggggtggggggaagcggcgacgCCTGGGAGAGTAGGCGACTTCACCAGGGAGATTCAGCAGCTTCACCTGTGAGAGGCATACATAGGGTGGCTATCCCACACCTTTGCTATTTTTACGCGTGCCTACTTCTTCACCGCCTTCTTAACCTTcttggccttcttcttcttgtctCCCTTAGTGCTGCTGTCCTTCTTGCTCTTCAGcatgttcattttctttttcaattccCTCTTGGCGTGGTATATCTGGAAGCGCTCATAGTCGGTGGCCAAATCTCTCTTCTTCTTAATGGTcagtttttttcccaaatttgattttttaaactctCCTAGAATGTTGGTGCTCTTTATGGTCTTCTGGAGGAACCCcgatttgcaatttttgtttattttgatTCTTTCCTTTAGGAGCTTCAGCCTCTTCAGGGGAATGACCATGCGGGGGACGCTGCGTGGGGGGGAtagcggggggggagagcgggGGGTGAAGATGGGCATAGCGGTGCTTACTCACGGAGGTAGGCCCACGGTGGATACTCCCACGTTGGCTGCTCCCACGTTGGTTACTGCTATGTGGGCGACACCCGTTCGGCACATCGGCCGCGCCGCTGCACTGgcgccattttttcttacccAGTGATGAAGGCTCCATCGACGATGACTCGGGTGAGCGTCACGATGTCCACGACGAAGCAGAGCTGGGGTGAGGGGGAAAGAACGGGGGCGGGCAATGATCGGTGGTGAGCGGGAACAAGCGGCAGCCAGCGGCAATGATCGGCAATGATCGGCAATGATAGGCAATGATAGGCAATAATCGGCGATGATAAGCAACGCTTGGCATATGCGAATGGGCAAAGCGCAAATGGGCAAACCGCCCATCGCCGCGCGACTGCTCGTGGAGGCGTACCTTTCCCGCGTAGGGGCCGTACTCGATGAGGCAGAGCCTTCCGGGCTCAACAAACCTCTTAAAGAGGAGGTCCTTGTTTTGGATGTTCAGCTTTTCCTCCTCGGTCAGCTCGACGCGCGGCATTTTACAAAACACTCGGGGGGCACACGATAGGTAAAGCGGCTAAGGGTAAGCGCAGGGGGGACGTGAAAGTGGCAAAAAGAGGGTCAACCCAAAATGGTATCGCGcggggaaaggaaaacaacTCGGGAAGGTTTCAACACGAAATGTGGAAGTggtaaaaagggagaagtgaTAAACTGTTAAAGTAaaacagcttttttttttatattttttttttttttttttttttatttattttgcgcaTCGCAGAGTGGCAGAGTTGTTTTACCAAAGTATGTTACGTTATACCGccgcggggaaaaaaaaaaaaaaaacaaacattCGTTCGCACCGATGCACCTCGCTGCGTTGGGTTGCCTGCCGCAAAGCAGCTCGCCCACGCCCAGTATGCACCGCGTATGCTACTACATAGCAGTGCGTATATCTGCGACAGTGGCACCCACGCATTGGCATTGtggtttttttccctctgcgcggctttccccccattggTGGCGCAAGGGTATTTTGGGCCCGCTACGGCAGCGCGGCAGGGGCGAAATATGCCGACCAGCCAGAGCAGCTCGGGTTGAGCGGCTTGAGCGACTTccgcataaaaaaaaaaggaaaaaaaaaaaaaaaaatacttacaTAGTAATTGTACATATGCGTAGCGTGTTCGGCGCAATGTGGGCTGTGCCCTGTTGTACAATGGTTCCCCTCGCTACGCTCACCTCGCCGCCCTCACGTGAAGGCGACCCGCACGCCCGCTCCCTCGGCGGTCTCCATGATGCGCGCCATGGCGACGCTCTTCTGCGCGGCGAGGTTCATGTCCTGGCAGAAAACGCACTTGACGCCCGACTGGCGGAGGAGCTCCTCCGCCTCGTCCTGGTTCGTCCCCTCCAGCCTGACTATGAGGGGCTTCCCAAAGGCGGCCTCCTCTTTGAATGCCCTAATAATGCCCCTGGCGATGATGTCGCACCTCATGATGCCCCCCAGGATATTAATAAAGCACACCTTGGCCTTGggatttttgttaataatttttaatgccTCTGTAATTTCGTCCTCCGTTGCGCCTCCACCGACGTCGAGGAAGTTAGAGGGAGAACCGCTATGCAGTACAATCAGATCTAAGGTAGCCATGGCTAGGCCTGCCCCATTGACCATGCAAGCGATGTTCCCATCAAGGGAAACGTAATTTAAGTTAAATTTCTTGGCTTGTATTTCTTCAGCATTTTCTTGAGAGAGATCCCTCTTCTGAAATATCTCCTTCTGTCGGTACTCTGCGTTATCGTCGAAATTCAGTTTGGCATCACAGCAGAGGACCCTCCCATCGTTGGTCTCCGAAAAGGGGTTAATCTCGAGCAGCGTGCAATCATACTGTGTAAAGATTTTATATAGGTTCGCTATTACATCTGTGGCGATGTCCAATTGGGTATTTTTGAACCcaattttttcgcaaaattcACGTGATTGCCCGCTGCTGAACCCGTTTTGTACATCTATCCTCATTTTGTGTATAGCCTCTGGGttctttttgcttatttctTCGATAGAGGAACCTCCCGTGGAGGATCCCAGGAGGACTATCCCATCTGAGCTTCGGTCCAGTAAAAGCGCAACATacctttcttttcttatgTAAAACCTTTCGCATATAAAAACGGTGTTGCACTTCTTTCCCTCCTCTCCTGTCTGCTTGGTCACCAGTGTGTTTCTTAACATCTTCGATGCTATTTCTTTCACTTCTGTACTGTTGCGACAGATGTGAACTCCTCCTTCGAAGttgttttctttaaaataccccactcctcttcctccacttaATATCTGCGCTTTTATTACTAAGTCGACGTCTCCACAGAGGTTTTGCAGCTCCAGGGCCTTTTCCTCCGCCTCCTCTGGCGTTTTCGCTGCGTACCCTTGTGCACATGGGATCATATTGTTTCGCAACAGATCTATTGATATATACTCGTGTAAACTCAAATGCCGCTTACTCGTCAGCGCGTGGTGGTTTGCCATTCCCGAGCGGGGCGTCCATTTGGCTCTCCCGTTGTTTAGAGATGGCCAATGCCCCATGCTCCTCCGCAGCTTCAGGATAAATTTCGATTCCCTCCTGAGGTTGATCATTTTGGGGTTTCCTGTGTGTGTATGAGCAGGGGGGCActctgtggggggggagggggagactGGAAAACACCCCTTCTGGAGGCAcaccaaatgggcaaaaaaattacgtaaaaaaaattacgtaaaaaaaattacataaaaaattacataaaaaattacataaaaaaaattacaccaaaaaattacataaaataaaccACACAGCTGCTTTTCCTGCCTACATGTAAGCCACACCGAGTTTAAttctcttctcctccttccttTGCCACCTTGGGGGTCAAAGCAAACGCTTCGCCCTTTTGCAACAAACGGGGGGTCTCGCAGTGCGGTCAACTGGTCAACTGGTCAACCGGTCAACCGGTCAACTGGTCAACCGGTCAACTTCGCGCTGGTATAACTGCACACAGGGCGGAGTTCCTCGGGCGAATGCTTCGGCGGCTCCGTTCCGCGTGGCTGCCTTGCCGCATTGCCGCACTGGTGCGCGGTTTTTGGCCCCTCCCCCAGTTGTGTTTAGCTGCGCGCGCCGCAGTGGGGGCGAACTAGCCGTTTGTGGGGCTCTCAATTGGTATGCCCGTAAGCCGCTAAGCCTGCAAGCCTGCAAGCCTGCAAATGGCAAAGCtgtaaaattgtaaattcgCAAATTTGTAAAACTGTGAAATTGTAAATTTGTAAATTCGCTGCAAATTCGCTGCAAATTCGCTGCAAATTCGCTGCAAATTCGCTGCAAATTCGCTGCAAATTCGCTGCAAATTCGCTGCAAATCTGctgcatttttgcaaacctGTACAATTACCGtgttgtgatttttttttttttttggctacctCGTCcgttttgcctgaacgggtcaggtgA carries:
- a CDS encoding syntaxin, putative (encoded by transcript PVX_084945A); its protein translation is MEDILNEIISLSEKKRGGKSGSQTEISQAEISQAEISGGTHHGGTTLHRGKAPKRWKTQEQGGDQPTGVAPPSPEGAAPSSTWDSSTVCSADEDMSAEKASLFSRIISERRRRASGEEAQPCVDALQDAHICADTPQDPPVSERTPLCQQTHTLNSYLLHVNQINEEIACIYKSVDKINGWKQKIDFNIYDSEELNAKISLTICQTEETISNVMKRIFSLNEENKRFERSSNLLSEIKLRANIFIDVVQKYKTCVNKYKNVCHQYYEHVNAKLVKQYRLLCPGGASGGRQSGQRSGSKQSNRRSAAPRGRADLDDIEHFFSLQKNSHSNLGEHVHPENADGINIQKMKARYKELKTLERNISSLNDLYIELAYVVKKRTNYINSIESDVYQVKDYTDDALHNIVAAKRYNALVKRKLFYFSVFLLVVALVILFPVFFNCSASPSGY
- a CDS encoding hypothetical protein, conserved (encoded by transcript PVX_084950A) gives rise to the protein MNHGDAASRGEYEALVEGADPMCSRSIGAQHELSNLYANDLTGGSLNPGEGPTGEVPLGTPLTYIVGNGAGHLGDEHMGRSHLGGSHPGGGHLAANHPSGSHTKYDHTPGNKRTHTDHKYAAYFCAYLVVLSICMLCYLYHGNYARALYGTNYNGKICGRDMKNHSYLYFPLSPKLPKKEILNKYGKCLESCPTSDGAKQMRREKDGEGANRGDNVQKREKATHVDDPPYSYSSLFAKTKPKQIADQQGNKTTNVVYSDYTKSANNNLYVEYSLLSPYYETVNIMNICFPLDKGLREKVLNVVFTDRYKVFVNLFSFANSFAYVFLFIVFSLFLCFLYVCCMYYVSSLTLHVALFLFSFSMLFFPVYFIHKHLYLLFHPIKGAFFSYHYVVSIFVCFGLLAHGVVFLFVLYLYRNTYKYTHRLITVALDFVNSVSNLLYAPCVVSAASLAWFFLWMCGYVYVMTAGTLHEQRLNLELDSNGNSEIVSLQKVFHYFRSSYLFSILWICTYFFVCEILQSLNQFTISYLGAVWYFCDKDSANYKLSAQATMKTILNYHLGSLILSSFINLCTKHLRVLFFWANSTLSLPFFYSESIYKLKERFALFLRPISNLIDTHTMAAYCEISMTSYPYLLACSTSSKKLINSTSPAASLHGITYIVNIIFPCLTTLGVTFLSFNIFNNVERYGDLFSPSFVPNPFFAALTIGVLCGMITSHFVTTLSTLTDTILYCFICECYQKQMIDENPLRTVFTPPLLKELILEIYQEYSARP
- a CDS encoding 60S ribosomal protein L14, putative (encoded by transcript PVX_084955A) encodes the protein MPRVELTEEEKLNIQNKDLLFKRFVEPGRLCLIEYGPYAGKLCFVVDIVTLTRVIVDGAFITGVPRMVIPLKRLKLLKERIKINKNCKSGFLQKTIKSTNILGEFKKSNLGKKLTIKKKRDLATDYERFQIYHAKRELKKKMNMLKSKKDSSTKGDKKKKAKKVKKAVKK
- a CDS encoding ATP-specific succinyl-CoA synthetase beta subunit, putative (encoded by transcript PVX_084960A), whose product is MINLRRESKFILKLRRSMGHWPSLNNGRAKWTPRSGMANHHALTSKRHLSLHEYISIDLLRNNMIPCAQGYAAKTPEEAEEKALELQNLCGDVDLVIKAQILSGGRGVGYFKENNFEGGVHICRNSTEVKEIASKMLRNTLVTKQTGEEGKKCNTVFICERFYIRKERYVALLLDRSSDGIVLLGSSTGGSSIEEISKKNPEAIHKMRIDVQNGFSSGQSREFCEKIGFKNTQLDIATDVIANLYKIFTQYDCTLLEINPFSETNDGRVLCCDAKLNFDDNAEYRQKEIFQKRDLSQENAEEIQAKKFNLNYVSLDGNIACMVNGAGLAMATLDLIVLHSGSPSNFLDVGGGATEDEITEALKIINKNPKAKVCFINILGGIMRCDIIARGIIRAFKEEAAFGKPLIVRLEGTNQDEAEELLRQSGVKCVFCQDMNLAAQKSVAMARIMETAEGAGVRVAFT